From a region of the Castanea sativa cultivar Marrone di Chiusa Pesio chromosome 10, ASM4071231v1 genome:
- the LOC142612951 gene encoding uncharacterized protein LOC142612951, whose amino-acid sequence MHAQDTQYLADNIHDFDSMAYPHYRSQFGDTTFTKVFVGGLAWETHTEEMRKYFEQFGEILEAVIITDKNTGKSKGYGFVTFRDPESARRACVEANPVIDGRRANCNIASLGRPRPTPPRGRNQGGTSSYNQGGTSNVPQGAPPYGGMAPPIPPPLPPPPPPVVYPPYGYPTYATPDYGYHQALYNPQVQQPQYYQQLYGTSSSTMGSPYYYGYSFQAPIRSTYSTTPQPQGQQRLPGSSYIYYPMQMEGSFSTYPPPPLQTTRQSFPSSTDSQTPQQITSTETEAAVVTSDSPNT is encoded by the exons ATGCACGCACAAGATACCCAATATTTGGCTGATAATATTCATGATTTTGATTCCATGGCTTATCCTCATTACCGTTCACAGTTTGGCGACACCACGTTTACCAAAGTGTTTGTTGGGGGACTAGCTTGGGAGACACATACAGAAGAAATGCGCAAATATTTCGAGCAGTTTGGAGAGATTCTAGAAGCTGTAATCATCACGGATAAGAATACAGGAAAATCTAAGGGATACGGATTT GTGACTTTTCGAGACCCTGAATCGGCAAGGAGGGCTTGTGTTGAAGCAAACCCTGTGATTGATGGGCGGAGAGCCAATTGTAATATTGCTTCGTTGGGACGACCACGACCTACGCCGCCTCGAG GAAGAAATCAAGGTGGTACTAGTTCTTATAACCAAGGGGGTACTAGTAATGTACCACAAGGTGCACCACCCTATGGCGGAATGGCGCCACCCATACCTCCCCCGCTGCCGCCGCCACCACCTCCTGTCGTTTACCCACCTTACGG GTACCCAACCTACGCAACTCCTGATTATGGCTACCATCAA GCATTGTATAACCCACAAGTACAACAGCCACAATATTACCAGCAATTGTATGGAACATCTTCTTCTACCATGGGCTCTCCCTATTACTATGGTTATTCTTTTCAAGCCCCAATTAGGAGTACATATTCTACTACACCACAGCCACAAGGGCAGCAACGCTTACCCGGatcatcatatatatactaTCCTATGCAAATGGAGGGATCCTTCTCCACCTATCCTCCTCCACCTCTTCAAACCACAAGGCAATCCTTTCCCTCTTCTACAG ATTCACAGACGCCACAGCAAATTACCTCCACAGAAACAGAAGCTGCAGTTGTTACTTCAGATAGTCCAAATACCTAA